A window of the Petrotoga sp. 9PWA.NaAc.5.4 genome harbors these coding sequences:
- a CDS encoding phenylacetate--CoA ligase family protein, translated as MSFLRTVYLYNSLQNNIKKSREEILKLREKKLKKILRFVLNNVPFYKEYYDSFGITIKNIESTDISELPKINKNILMENFNKFFKDSKINKQVVENFLSNNPDPRALLFNKYYVVHSSGTSGTIGYYLYGKKEWDFIKAISTRMFPHFDLTRKKYAFIGAVDGHYAAISLFLSPINQLEQYFYKDYLIMDINKPINEYIDILNKFKPDNLTGYPNGIKSIALYQKQKILNVNPETIVTGGEPLFKETKLILKEAWPEAKIVNSYATSESLAMGVSREDLDYMYLYDDAVYVEIEKEGLLLTNLYNYTQPLIRYEISDILKPVEKENTMWPFTPIEDVVGRNELIPYFINEKKEKDFIHPIVIAEFFVKGVNRFQFVQTGLDTFTFRIVVSKDKDLNSVLKDTKMRLQNILEKKQMRNVKFTIEVVEDIRPDEKTGKFNLVKIEF; from the coding sequence ATGAGTTTTTTAAGGACAGTTTATTTATACAATTCATTACAAAACAATATAAAAAAATCTCGAGAAGAAATACTAAAACTTCGAGAAAAAAAGTTAAAAAAAATTTTGAGATTTGTTTTAAATAATGTACCTTTTTATAAAGAGTACTATGATTCTTTTGGTATAACGATTAAAAATATAGAATCCACAGACATTTCCGAGCTGCCTAAAATCAATAAAAATATTCTTATGGAAAACTTTAATAAATTTTTTAAAGATTCAAAAATAAATAAACAAGTAGTTGAAAATTTTTTAAGCAACAATCCAGATCCACGCGCTCTTTTGTTTAATAAATACTACGTAGTTCATAGTTCTGGAACAAGCGGTACGATAGGATATTATTTATATGGGAAAAAAGAATGGGACTTTATAAAAGCGATTTCTACACGTATGTTTCCTCATTTTGATTTAACAAGGAAGAAATATGCATTTATAGGAGCAGTTGACGGACATTACGCAGCAATAAGTTTGTTTTTATCTCCTATTAATCAGTTAGAACAATATTTTTATAAAGATTATTTAATTATGGATATAAATAAACCTATAAATGAATACATTGATATTTTGAATAAATTTAAGCCTGATAATTTGACAGGATATCCGAATGGTATAAAAAGTATAGCCCTATATCAAAAACAAAAGATTTTAAATGTAAATCCTGAAACGATAGTTACCGGTGGAGAGCCCTTGTTTAAAGAAACAAAGTTGATTTTAAAGGAAGCTTGGCCTGAGGCGAAGATAGTTAATAGCTATGCTACTTCGGAGTCTTTAGCAATGGGAGTCTCAAGAGAAGATCTCGATTATATGTATTTGTACGATGATGCAGTTTATGTTGAAATAGAAAAAGAAGGATTATTATTGACGAATTTATACAACTACACACAACCACTTATAAGATACGAAATAAGCGACATCTTAAAACCTGTTGAAAAAGAAAATACAATGTGGCCTTTTACTCCTATTGAAGATGTTGTGGGAAGAAATGAACTGATTCCGTATTTTATAAATGAAAAAAAGGAAAAAGATTTCATACATCCTATCGTTATAGCGGAATTCTTTGTTAAAGGAGTTAACAGGTTTCAATTTGTGCAAACAGGGTTGGATACTTTTACGTTTAGGATAGTTGTTTCTAAGGATAAAGATCTAAATTCTGTCTTAAAAGATACTAAAATGAGACTTCAAAATATTTTAGAAAAAAAGCAGATGAGAAATGTAAAATTTACAATAGAAGTTGTGGAAGATATAAGACCTGATGAAAAAACAGGAAA